The nucleotide window AACTCAATGAAGAGCTGGATATCGATGTTTCTATTACCAAACCGTTTATGAAGCTCGATCATGCCTATTCGCACTTTAAGATTACTATGCATGCTTATTTATGTACGTTGGAGAACGGTAATCCCAAGCCCAAAAGCAGCCAGGAAATTCGGTGGATTGCTATTGATGAGCTTGAGGATTATCCCTTTCCAAAAGCTAACCGTAAGCTTACCGAAAAGCTGATGAATTTAGATAAAGGCCAGCAGGAACTGGAAATTTAACTTTATGTCATCCTGAAACAAGTTCAGCATGACATAATATTTGTCAGACAAAAATAATCCTATAAATGCCGCCAGATCTCACAAAGCGATCTCCCGAAGAAATCAAAACTCTTAAGCCTTTTCTCGACGAGTGGGTAGAAAAAGTTGAGCAGCCAGATTATATCGAGGATGATCCCATTCTGTTTATGCATGCTTTCAATCAGAAAGAAGATCAACTGCTGGCAGGATTTTTTGCAGCTACCATGGCGTGGGGACGACGTGATATTGTCATCCGTAAAGTTCGGGATTTCTTAGACCGGATGGATAATTGTCCCACTGATTTTATTACTCATTTTGAGGATGATGAGGCCAATCGTTTTAAAGGATTCAAACACCGGACCTTTAAACCTATTGACATGAAATGGCTGGTAAAAATCCTACAGACCATTCTTCACAAATATGAATCATTTGAAAAGTTTTGGGCTCACTGTTATCAACAAGCCAAAGCAAATGATCGTCCACTGATGTCGGTGTTTCACGAACAGTTTTTTGCGCAACATCCCGAAGCACCACAGCGCACGCGCAAACACGTTTCCAATGCTGATAAAAAGAGCTCCTGTAAGCGTCAGTATCTATTTTTACGATGGGCTCTGCGTAATAATAGCTCCGTGGATTTAGGACTAATGGATTTTATGCCACAGTCCGAGCTCATGATTCCCCTTGATGTGCATGTGGCACGTCAGGCCCGGGCCTTAGGCCTTCTATCCCGAACCTATAATGACTGGTGGGCCGTGCAAGAGCTCACCGAAGCACTTCGGCTTTTAGATCCCCAAGACCCTGCCAAATATGATTATGCGCTCTTCGGATTGGGGGTTAACCAAGATGAAATTCCAGAAAAATTTATCAAGAATCCGGTGGTATTAGATTAAGTTTTACTCTCCCAAATATTTGTCCTAATATTGATTACTTAATCTATTATCAGACGCTACCAACTCCCTAATATCACGTTATGCAAACCAACAAAACGGCTCCATTCTTTTTACTATTAGTTTTTACAATTGCTACTACTTCCCTCACTCACGCTCAAACAACCTATGAAGATGAGCCTGGCTTTTTTACGCCGGTAGTAGAATCATTATATCTACGGGGCGGTATTTTTGAAGAGACCCAACTTATTGGTCCAGCTATTGGATACCGATTTAATGATACCTACGATTTTACTCTTCATACTGAATATATATCAACCGATTACAATTCAAATAGTAGCTTTTCTCTTATAAATGTGGGACTTACGGCGGGACAAACAAGTCGTAGAAATAATGATTTGATACTCAGAAATGAAGTTTCAGTCTACCACAGTTTTAACCTGGATTTAGGAAATTACCAAGGAATAAATGATCCTTCACTCACTTCCCTCCTTGGATCTTCATCCATTTACAAATCCTTAAAAATTTCTGATACCATAACTTTTCTACCCAATGTTGGTGCTCATTTAGGCTTTGGGGATTACATACCTCCTTATTCATCAGCCAATCTCCGGCAAGGTTTTGACGGCTTTGTTGCAGGACCTCAGTTTGGCCTTGATACCAATTTTAGCATTGGCGACTCATTTTCTATCACCGCTAAACCGCAATATCGTCTGCGATATAATCTTACGCATGATCACTCGGTGGGGACCTTAACATTTAACGTGATCTTCAACCTTTAGTACTAATGCGGTCCCTCGTTCTCCCTGTTATTTTGCTGATGAGTTTTACCTGCGTGCAGGCACAGGTCGTTGAAGATGATATGATTCCCAGTGTTAGTGTAGGGCTTCATCTAAATAGTCATTATAACTTCCAGCTCAATAGCGTCAGCCAAGAATATGCTCAGTCACAAGGTATAAGCCTATCGATTTACGATTATGATCAATATCCAGTTGGTATAGACTTTATACTTTTCAGGGGATTCCACTCCTCCGTAGACTTTTTATTTGGAGCCAATATTTCCTGGGCTTTCATACACAACAATCAATTCCGAATGAAAGGTGGAATTGGATTAAATCGTTTTGCGATAAATGATTACAAACGGGAGTATGAGATTGTAGGTGGAAAAATTGAGGATCGATTTCCAGATTCCTTTAAACCTTATCTCGAACTGGAATGGCGGTTTACTCGTCTGGTATCACTCCGTGCCACTACAGGGTACCGACTTTCAAACGGTGATTTTGGAACCGTCACTGAAATAGTTGACAGGTATCCTAATGGCAATCCCAGTCGCGTAAATGTATCAAATGACTTCAGATGGTACGGTTCCGGCTGGGAAGTTGGAATAGGAATGGACATCCAGATTTATTAGAAATGACATGCACTTTTTCTTTGTTATAAATATGTACATTTACAAAAAGATGCTTATATTTGGCGTCCAAGAATTGAAAGCAAAACAATTTACAATCTATGGTTGGAGTTAAAGTAAAAGATAACGAGAGCATTGACCGAGCCGTTAATCGGTTCAAAAAATTGGTTGCACGTTCACGAATCCTCAATGAATACAAAGATAATCAACAGTACACAAAGCCTTCAAAAGAACGTCGTGAAGCGCTGAAGAAAAGTATTCGTGAACAACGTCGTCGCTCACGCAACCAGTACTAAGTTTTTTAGATTACTGATATTTAAAAAGCTCTTTAGGTAGTACTAAAGGGCTTTTTTTATCGCTTGGGAAATATTATCCACTCCCGCTATTTTCAGATCTATATCTTGCTCAATGGTATTAGATCGCGGGGCTATTGCTTTTTTAAAACCGAGCTTATTGATTTCGGTCAACCGGTGATCAATTTTATTAACCGTTCGAACCTCTCCGCCAAGCCCTACCTCTCCCAGAAAAGCCACTTTATTAGAAATGGGCTTATCCAAAAAGCTGGATACCAGTGCCAGCACCACTCCTAAATCAGCGGCGGGATCATTGACTTTAAGTCCACCTGCGATATTTAAATACACATCCTGGCCCGAAAACTGGTACCCTCCACGCTTTTCAAGAACAGCTAACAGCAATGATAAACGCCGATGATCAAAGCCTGTAGCCGTACGCTGAGGCGTGCCATAATTACTGGGCGTAACCAAGGCCTGCACTTCCACCAACAGCGGACGTGACCCCTCTATCGAACAGATCACCGCATTACCACTCACTTTGCTATTATATTCAGAGAGAAATAGTTGAGAAGGATTCAATACATCTTCCAAGCCGGACTCTTTCATCTCGAAAACGCCCACCTCCTGCGCCGGGCCAAATCGATTTTTGATACTACGAAGCATCCGGTAATTGTAGTTGCTATCCCCTTCGAACTGCAACACCGTATCAACCATATGCTCAAGCACGCGCGGCCCTGCAATCGCCCCCTCTTTGGTCACATGACCAATAACCAGCGTAGTGATGTCCTGCTTTTTAGCTAACTGCTGTAGCAACGCTGCACATTCCTTCACCTGCTGAATGCTTCCCGCCATACTGGTTAACTCGGTGCGATACACCGTTTGAATTGAATCCACAATCAATAAGTCGGGGTCCAGTTTCTGTGCTTCTTTGAGTACTTTGTTAATGTCTGTTTCGGTATAGATGTAGAAGTTATCAGAATTAACACCCAGCCGCTTGGCCCGCTGTTTAATTTGTCCGGCCGATTCTTCTCCCGCACAGTATAAAATCTCTAATTCCGGATTAGCCTTCCCAATCTGTAGCGTCAACGTACTTTTTCCAATTCCGGGATCACCACCTATCAAAACAAAAGAGCCGGAGACAAATCCTCCACCCAATACGCGATCAAATTCTTGGATTTTACTTAAAAAGCGATCTTGGGAATCGCTGGATATTTCATCCAGTTTCTGGGGCGGCTGGGAATCCTCAAGGCCGTCAACTTTTCCTTTATGTTCCTTTTCAGATTTTGTCTTCCGTTCTACCTTAAACTCCTTAAAGGTATGCCAGGCACCACAATTGGGGCAATTTCCCAACCATTTCGTTGAGGTGTGTCCGCAATCCCCACAAACATACTGTATCCGATCTTTAGGCATAGTGTGCTTTTATATTAGGATGGTAAATCGCTCTCAAGTTTTTCCTCGGCCGCCTCATCACTTAAGGTATCCACAACAGAACGGTTAATGTACCAAGTAGTGGCCATCATTCCCATACCAATGCTGATATAATAACTGATGACCCGCCAAGCGAAAACAGCCAAACCAATAAATGCTTTGCGATCCATCAATGGTCCTTGAAAAATGGCAAATAATCCCTCTACACCGCCACTACCACCGGGCGTAGGCATGATAAGAAACGCTAAATTCATTGCTAAACTTCGAAGCACGGACAAAATTACATCAGCCGGCAGTAAACTAAGTACCACGATAGTGGGCAAAGCAATTCGGCATAACCACGACATTGTAGATAAAAAGAACGCTTTAAAAAGAAAGCTTTTGGGCTTTTTCCGCAATTCATGAGCATACTCAACCAAGTTATCTACTTCATCTCCAATGGTATTATTCCACCGCCGTAAAAAAGGAAGTTTCAATAACCAATTTACGACCTTCCGAATAGCATTGGGATTTTTAAATACTCCATAGGATAATAACCCTGCGTAGCTCAACAAACCAATATATAACAACGCCATCGAAGCATGTCCCACAAATCCGGTATTATTGGGTATAACCTCAAAGAAAATACCTGATATTAGCAAAATGGGCACGGCCATTGCAAACCAAAGCTGATCAAGCAGCAAACTGTAGAGAATGATGGCCGTGGATTGACCAAAGTTAAATCCCTCTTGTGTCATAGCATAGGTTCCCATAGGAGCCCCACCTACCACCGATGGCGTTATCGAAGAGGTGAAATCCCAGCTCAACATCACTCTAAATGACGCCATCCAGCCAAGTGCTTTTTCAGAGAGATACCTAATCTTGGCTGCAGAAAACCCCAATCGCATAAAAGAAACTACGATAGCAATAATAAGTCCCGGCAGCCGCTTTGCTTTAAGATGTTTTAGTACTCCCGGCGTATAGGTAAGCCAAATAACAAACGCCATAGTAGCTAGACTTAGAGCTATCGAAATAAAGAGATATTTCTTAGAGAAATATCGTTGCGGATCTTCCTGTATTTGATCTTTTTTCTTGGACAAAAATTGGGTCTCTTATAAAATTAAAGGCAACGACTCTGCTTCAATTTAAAACATAAACCAACAAAGGCTAAGAGTGGTATACTCAAATCACATTTATATGAGCTACATTATATAAAAAAAGGCCCTATGGGAAATCCATAAGGCCTAAAAATTGCTCAAATTACTATGCTACTGTGATATTATCATCAAGATAGACATCCTGAATAAAGTTAAGCAGTTTTACACCTTCATCCATTGGACGCTGAAATGCTTTGCGACCACTGATAAGTCCCATACCGCCAGCACGTTTATTAATGACAGCTGTGCGAACCGCTTGAGCAAAATCATTTTCCCCAGAGGAACCACCTGAGTTAATCAATCCCGCACGCCCCATATAATTATTAGCAACTTGATAACGCGTTAAATCAATGGGATGATCACTGGAAAGCTCATCATAAATATCTTCATCCAACTTACCATAAGAAGAATCACCCATATTCAATGCTTTGTATCCACCATTTGTTGTTGGCTGTTTCTGTTTAATGATGTCAGCCTGAATAGTTACTCCCAAATGGTTAGCCTGACCAGTAAGATCAGCCGATGCATGGTAATCCTCACCGTCAACCTTAAATGCAGAGTTTCGTGTGTAGCACCAAAGAATGGTAGCCATACCCAGCTCGTGAGCACGTTCAAAGGCTTTAGCAACTTCCTGAATTTGCCGGCTGGATTCTTGAGACCCAAAATAAATTGTTGCACCAACGGCAACAGCTCCCATATCAAAAGCACGCTCTACCGAACCAAACATAATTTGGTCGTATTTATTGGGATAGGTCATCAGCTCGTTATGGTTAATCTTAACAATGAAGGGAATTTTGTGAGCATATTTGCGAGCAACAGATCCCAACACACCAAAAGTAGATGCAACACCGTTGCAACCACCCTCGATAGCCAGCTTAACAATTTTTTCGGGATCAAAATAATCGGGATTTGGTGCAAAAGATGCCCCGCCTGAATGCTCAACACCTTGATCAACCGGTAAGATCGACAAATAGCCTGTTCCTCCCAGTCGCCCATTGTCTAACAACGTCTGCAAGCTACGCAGTACACGCGGACTGCGATCTGACCCCGTCAACATATCATCAACATATGACGGACTCGGTAGGTGTAAGTTATCTTTCGAAATCGTTTCGCATTTATGGGTCAACAGATCTTCTGCCTCATCACCCAGTAGTTCTTCAATACTTTTCTTTGCTAAAGCCATAGCGTAGCTCCGGTTTAACTATCAATTACTAATTAAGATTGTGTGCTATTATAACAATTTTCATGATTCATATCACCAGCTAAATAAAGCTAATTTATAATATAAAAAGATTCACTTTTGCATTTGCTCACCTTATGAATATCATCCAAGCCTTTAAATAACACTAAGTTTAACCTTAACCAACAAAGTTATGAAAGAAGGCAAAATTAAAAATAGTGACCTAAAAAAAGCGATTGTAACTAATGCCCCTGAGTTCCCAAAGTATACTACCCAACTGCTAAACTTAGCAAACCAAAACTCTCAAGCCACACGTCCCAAGAATGTCGGACAAATGACTGAACTTATTAAAGAATTTGATGGTAATAGTTTGGAAGAATGGAGGAAATGGTATAAAGAAAAACATCCTAATGCCATTGATAACGCAACCCAAAAAATTGCTGACATGATTGAAAAACTCTCTAAAGCTATGCAGCAAATAGACGAAGAGATGATACAAGCATGGGTTGAAGAATTAATTATTACCAATACTTACTCTGGACTAAATTTTCAAGAAGCAGTTTTAAAGAAAATTGCAAAATCGAAAAATAAACCTTTCTCTCCTGCGACTCCTCAAGATGAATCGAAAGGCATTGACGGCTATATAGGTAACAAACCTATTAGTATTAAGCCCAAAACTTATAAAGCTAAAAAAGGATTAAATGAACAAATTGATGTAGAAATCGTTTATTACGAAAAACTAAAAACCTGCATCAAATTTAAATATGACTTTTAACAATTTCTCTATCCTTGATTTACCTCTGCAAAAAGAGTCCCCTTTTGGGGATAATCAAGCATAGCCTCGTCAAAATACTTACCCCGCACCGTACCTTCATATTGTCGATCAATTGTTTTAAGATAATTTAATAACAAAGGTTTCTCTTGCTTTGTTATCACCGGGAAACCATAATGATTATTTTCATACTTAAAAGCATCATCATCTTTTTTAGCTAATCGTTTTTTTACAAATTTTTTGTGATCTAAAATCCGCTTACGAATTCGATCATTTAGCATACTCAAACTTTCAGTATGCAATAAAGAAAAAATCACATCGCTAAAACCTTTATCAATTTCATATCCAATACTATTTCTACCCGAACAAAGAGCGGCCAATGATGTTGTTCCAGTCCCTAAAAAAGGATCTAACACCGTATCTTTCTTTATAGAGAACATATTAATTAGTCGATATGGCAATTCAAAAGGGAAAGCCGCACTTCGATCTCTTATATTACTGTCAGCTAAATCCTGAAAAATACCTTTAAAGTCCCAGAGGTCAGAAAACCATTGGTTTCGTTCCTCCCAAAAATATGCGCTCTCTCTGCGTAACGACTTTTCATTTTTAGAGAAAGTTCTCTTCCCTCCTTTCCGAAATATCAGAATATACTCATGTTCCAAAGTCACATATGCACTTGGTGGCATCATTCCCGATCCCATAAACTTATTAGGAGCATTCGTTTGTTTGCGCCATAGAATATTAGGCATATTGCTAAACCCAATATTTATAAAGGCATTAACAATACGTGCATGATTAGAATAGAGCTGAAAGTCATCCCCCACTTTACGTGTGGCATCCCCAATATTAATACAGGCAATTCCGCCATCCCTCAATACACGATACAGCTCCTGCCAAATAACATCTAATTGTTGATGCATGGATTCAAAAGCCCCTTTCCCATCAGATCTCTTTAACGCTTTCCTAATTTCAGGATTCATTTCTGCAAACTGTTCATCCCACATTTCAATCATCGGATAAGGAGGAGAAGTCACAACTAAATCAACGGAATTATCAGCAATATCCATAGTCTTTGCATCACCAAACAAAATCTTGTGCGTCGTTTCCATAAGTATTTTTCAAATTGGCTTTATTGAAACGCAAAATATATCAAAATTCGTAACTTATCGATGTTTTCTCAAAATCACCTTATATTATTCGTTCTTAAATTTCTAACCTAATATAGGTAATACATTGAAAATAGGCGATATTGACCTTGGCAATAAACCGATTCTGCTGGCTCCTATGGAGGATGTGACGGATTCCCCATTCCGCACGATTTGCCGACGCAAAGGAGCTTCTGTTGTTTATACTGAGTTTATCAGCTCCGAAGCTATTGTTCGTGACAACGATCAGGCACTGCACAAAATGCACTTTACCGAAGAACAACGCCCCTTTGGCGTACAGATTTTTGGTGGACGTGAGGAAGCTATGGAAGGAGCCGCAAAAACAGCTGAGAGTGAAAATCCCGATATTGTAGATATCAATTTTGGCTGCCCGGTATACAAAATTGCCAAGAAAGGCGCCGGTGCCGGCTGCCTGCGCGATCTGGATATGATGCAGCGTATGGCTAAAACGGTAGTCGATGCAGTGGATGGCATTCCCGTTACGGCCAAAACGCGACTGGGTTGGGATGAGCAAACTATTAAAATTCGGGAAGTTGCTCTGCGTCTGCAATCGGTGGGCATCAAGGCCCTTGCCATCCATGCACGCACCCGTTCTCAAAAATATAAAGGGGAAGCCCGATGGGATTATCTTAAATACGTTAAAGACACACCCGGACTTGAGATCCCCATCATTGGCAACGGTGATGTTACCTCTCCCGAAGATGCCAAACGCATGTTCGACGAAACGGGTGTTGACGGCGTAATGATTGGTCGGGGAGCTATCGGCAATCCCTGGATTTTTGAGCGCACCCGCCACTATATTGATACTGGTGAGCTGTTGCCCGAACCAACGGTTGAAGATCGCATTGATCTTTGTGCAGAACAGCTGCGCCGATCGGTTGAACACCATGGTGAACGATATGGTGTCATCATCATGAAAAAACACTACGGGCAATTTTTAAAGGGCGTTCGCAACAGCCGTCAATTGCGAGGGAACATCATGCAAGAATCAGAAATGGAACCTATTATTGACTTGCTGATGGAGTTCAAAGATCAGGAAATGTTTGCGGTAGCCTCGTAACTAATCAAGTCAAACAACAGGTTAACCCGCAACCTATCAACTTAACAATTTACGCATCATTTGGGCACTTTCTATAGCATTACCGCCCGGATTATTGAAGTAGACCTGAGCATCCCGACTTTCATCCAGTTGTCTTTGCACAATATCTGCCCAGGGTTCTAAATCAGGCTTTTGATAGGAATAACGATAGCCGGTCAACCCATGAAACCGTATGTAGATGAAATCTGCTGTCGGAGTGCAATCATCTGGAAATTCTCCAGCACTCTGCCAGACGATAGCGGCATTTTTATACGACAACAATTCATAAACCTCCTCATCCAACCATGATATATGCCGAAATTCAAAGGCAAACTGTTGATCATCCGGCAACTTATCCAAGAACTGCTTTAGCCGCTCTGTGTCTTTCTTAAAGCTTGGCGGGAACTGCCAGTTAACGGTTTTTAGAGAATCTCCCAGCCGCCGCACTCTGCTCAAAAATGTATTCAGATGCTCATCCACATCCTTCATTTTGTTGTAGTGCGTAATACGACGATGTCCCTTAACAGAAAATTGAAAATCTCTTTCAGTCTTTCCCTTCCATCGCTCAACCGTTGAGACAGAAGGTACGTTATAATACGTCGCATTCACCTCAACGGTATCAAATTGGGATGAGTAATACGCCAAATAATCATTTTGTGGCAACCCATCGGGATAGAAACTATTTTCCCAATCCTTATATGACCAGCCACTGGTTCCAATAAATAATTCAGACATAATATTGGTTGTATTGAATCAATTCCTCCAAACCGAACGTATAGGTGGAAACGTACTGCATAATCAAATAGGAGACCGCATGATCAATCGACTTCTCAGACTCATTTCCAGTGGATTTAGTGCATACAGCTTTTACGCTAATCCTGTCCGCTTTATCACTACTTTAGTGGGGATTCTTATTATCCCTTACCTGGCATATATCTTTTGGGGGACACTGATTATTATTGCTTTAGCTGGAGCGGGATTATTTTTCATATATAAAGCCGTCCGATCAACCCTGTCAGGTAATAATTTCTATCATTACTGATCAGCCTCGCTGCTAAATTGCTCGGCTCCTTTAACAAGCTCAATAGGCAACGGCTTTGACTCGGAACCGGTATAAAATGAAACATGCGGAAATGGTATTTCAATACCCTCTTGGTCAAACTGCTTCTTAATTTCTTCCTGTATCGTATTCTTCAGATGTATCCACTCATCAACCGGTGCCCAAATACGAAAATCAAGATCAATAGATGAGGTTCCAAAGGCCTCAAAAATAATCTGTGGTTCCGGCTCACTCAGGGAGTGCTTATTTTTCTCAGCCACGTCAAGCAAAATTTTGCGAACCTCTTCAATATCCTCTTTGTAAGCCACCGAAACCTTGGCATTAAACCGCCGGATAGGAAAACGTGTTAAATTAATAACCTCGGTTTTGATAATGGTCTCATTGGGGATGCGCACAAACATATTGTCGAAGGTGCGAAGCTTTACTGAAAGCACATCAATCGACAGAACAATACCAATGGTTCCTCCCACATTTATTATATCATCAACTTTAAACGGCTGTTCGGCTATTAAAAATAATCCACTGATAATATTCGATACACTCGTCTGAGATGCAAAACCAAGGGCTACACCTACAATACCCGCTCCCGCAAGCAGCGGTGCCAGGCTTATCCCCAGTTGCCCCATCACCGTGATCATCATCAAAATAATACCGGTGTAAAACACTACTTTACCGGCTAACATACCATAATGCGGGGCATATTTTTTCGTAAAAAAGCGGCGGGCCCATCCGCGAAGCAATAACAAAATCGGAATACTTATTACAATAATTAAAACTACTCTGACAAGTTGATGAACAGTTTCTTCTGGCAGATAATTGTAGATATTAAATAGATCCATTGTGATACTTTAATTTGTCGGTCCTACCTTGAAAAATCGTTTAAACGTACGCGTAGCCAAACTTTTATGAACCTGCTTACGCGGCTTACTTAGTAATTGCTTTTTGGTGATTCCCTTGTGTAGCTTTCCGGTCATGATAACTTCGCTGTGCAAATCTTCTCCCTGGTAGATAATCTGTGTTTCATCAGCCCATAGCTCATGCTCATGGTAAAACATACTTAGGCGCTCAACGCGAAAGCAAAAGTGTGAAAAGGTTAACTCTTCAACAGATTTGTTTACAATTTTAATGGGGCAACTAACCAAATAAGGCTTTTTATCCACATGCGATAAATCGCGCCGCGCCTTTGTTTTTGCATGATAACAGAGTTCTCCTTCAATCTCAGTTCCAAACCAAGTCCGTGATAACTTTACTGATGGCAACTCGGTAAGCTGATAGTCATTATCAGCCAGTGAAATACGTATCCAAACTGGTATTCGGGTATAAATCTGTATCTGTGTCTCAGGACTTATCTTTAAGCTGTATTCCGAATGAATTACAAGAGGTTTATCAGGAAATACTGGCTGTATAGCTACCTCAGCCGAACTATTTTTATGAGCCCAGCGTGACCATTCTGCATCTTTTGGAGGCTGATCCAGGTCCGCCTTTCGTTTAATCTCATCATTATAAGCCTGTGTAATCCAGACTTCTTCATTCCGATACTTTAGCCAAATATGTAACTCACCAACAGATATATGTTTTGTTTTTCCCTCTTCTAATGATTGCTTTCCCCAGATATCAGTATCCATAATATTTTTATCTAATTCGTAGGCGTAATAGTATCAGTTCCCATAAATGACTGTAGCACTTCAGGAATTTTAATACTTCCATCTTCCTGTTGATAGATCTCCAAAATTGCTGCTACTACTCGTGGTAATGCCAACCCTGATCCGTTTAGCGTATGAAGAATTTCAGTATCACTATTATCTTTTCTACGACGAAGCATCATACGTCGGGCCTGAAAACTTCCAAAATTAGAACAGGAACTTACTTCAAGCCATCGCTTTTGGCCTGGGCTCCAAACCTCTAGGTCATATTTTTTAGATTGTGTAAAGCCCATATCTCCCGTACACATAAGTAGAGTACGATATGGAATCTGTAGCTCTTCAAGCAATGATTCTGCATGTTCCCGCAGGCTTTCCAGTTCATCATACGCCGTATCCGGATAAACAATTTTCACCAA belongs to Fodinibius sp. Rm-B-1B1-1 and includes:
- a CDS encoding site-specific DNA-methyltransferase, which encodes METTHKILFGDAKTMDIADNSVDLVVTSPPYPMIEMWDEQFAEMNPEIRKALKRSDGKGAFESMHQQLDVIWQELYRVLRDGGIACINIGDATRKVGDDFQLYSNHARIVNAFINIGFSNMPNILWRKQTNAPNKFMGSGMMPPSAYVTLEHEYILIFRKGGKRTFSKNEKSLRRESAYFWEERNQWFSDLWDFKGIFQDLADSNIRDRSAAFPFELPYRLINMFSIKKDTVLDPFLGTGTTSLAALCSGRNSIGYEIDKGFSDVIFSLLHTESLSMLNDRIRKRILDHKKFVKKRLAKKDDDAFKYENNHYGFPVITKQEKPLLLNYLKTIDRQYEGTVRGKYFDEAMLDYPQKGTLFAEVNQG
- a CDS encoding MjaI family restriction endonuclease, which encodes MKEGKIKNSDLKKAIVTNAPEFPKYTTQLLNLANQNSQATRPKNVGQMTELIKEFDGNSLEEWRKWYKEKHPNAIDNATQKIADMIEKLSKAMQQIDEEMIQAWVEELIITNTYSGLNFQEAVLKKIAKSKNKPFSPATPQDESKGIDGYIGNKPISIKPKTYKAKKGLNEQIDVEIVYYEKLKTCIKFKYDF
- a CDS encoding TIGR02757 family protein, whose translation is MPPDLTKRSPEEIKTLKPFLDEWVEKVEQPDYIEDDPILFMHAFNQKEDQLLAGFFAATMAWGRRDIVIRKVRDFLDRMDNCPTDFITHFEDDEANRFKGFKHRTFKPIDMKWLVKILQTILHKYESFEKFWAHCYQQAKANDRPLMSVFHEQFFAQHPEAPQRTRKHVSNADKKSSCKRQYLFLRWALRNNSSVDLGLMDFMPQSELMIPLDVHVARQARALGLLSRTYNDWWAVQELTEALRLLDPQDPAKYDYALFGLGVNQDEIPEKFIKNPVVLD
- the dusB gene encoding tRNA dihydrouridine synthase DusB — translated: MKIGDIDLGNKPILLAPMEDVTDSPFRTICRRKGASVVYTEFISSEAIVRDNDQALHKMHFTEEQRPFGVQIFGGREEAMEGAAKTAESENPDIVDINFGCPVYKIAKKGAGAGCLRDLDMMQRMAKTVVDAVDGIPVTAKTRLGWDEQTIKIREVALRLQSVGIKALAIHARTRSQKYKGEARWDYLKYVKDTPGLEIPIIGNGDVTSPEDAKRMFDETGVDGVMIGRGAIGNPWIFERTRHYIDTGELLPEPTVEDRIDLCAEQLRRSVEHHGERYGVIIMKKHYGQFLKGVRNSRQLRGNIMQESEMEPIIDLLMEFKDQEMFAVAS
- the radA gene encoding DNA repair protein RadA; amino-acid sequence: MPKDRIQYVCGDCGHTSTKWLGNCPNCGAWHTFKEFKVERKTKSEKEHKGKVDGLEDSQPPQKLDEISSDSQDRFLSKIQEFDRVLGGGFVSGSFVLIGGDPGIGKSTLTLQIGKANPELEILYCAGEESAGQIKQRAKRLGVNSDNFYIYTETDINKVLKEAQKLDPDLLIVDSIQTVYRTELTSMAGSIQQVKECAALLQQLAKKQDITTLVIGHVTKEGAIAGPRVLEHMVDTVLQFEGDSNYNYRMLRSIKNRFGPAQEVGVFEMKESGLEDVLNPSQLFLSEYNSKVSGNAVICSIEGSRPLLVEVQALVTPSNYGTPQRTATGFDHRRLSLLLAVLEKRGGYQFSGQDVYLNIAGGLKVNDPAADLGVVLALVSSFLDKPISNKVAFLGEVGLGGEVRTVNKIDHRLTEINKLGFKKAIAPRSNTIEQDIDLKIAGVDNISQAIKKAL
- a CDS encoding lysylphosphatidylglycerol synthase transmembrane domain-containing protein is translated as MSKKKDQIQEDPQRYFSKKYLFISIALSLATMAFVIWLTYTPGVLKHLKAKRLPGLIIAIVVSFMRLGFSAAKIRYLSEKALGWMASFRVMLSWDFTSSITPSVVGGAPMGTYAMTQEGFNFGQSTAIILYSLLLDQLWFAMAVPILLISGIFFEVIPNNTGFVGHASMALLYIGLLSYAGLLSYGVFKNPNAIRKVVNWLLKLPFLRRWNNTIGDEVDNLVEYAHELRKKPKSFLFKAFFLSTMSWLCRIALPTIVVLSLLPADVILSVLRSLAMNLAFLIMPTPGGSGGVEGLFAIFQGPLMDRKAFIGLAVFAWRVISYYISIGMGMMATTWYINRSVVDTLSDEAAEEKLESDLPS
- a CDS encoding class I fructose-bisphosphate aldolase; amino-acid sequence: MALAKKSIEELLGDEAEDLLTHKCETISKDNLHLPSPSYVDDMLTGSDRSPRVLRSLQTLLDNGRLGGTGYLSILPVDQGVEHSGGASFAPNPDYFDPEKIVKLAIEGGCNGVASTFGVLGSVARKYAHKIPFIVKINHNELMTYPNKYDQIMFGSVERAFDMGAVAVGATIYFGSQESSRQIQEVAKAFERAHELGMATILWCYTRNSAFKVDGEDYHASADLTGQANHLGVTIQADIIKQKQPTTNGGYKALNMGDSSYGKLDEDIYDELSSDHPIDLTRYQVANNYMGRAGLINSGGSSGENDFAQAVRTAVINKRAGGMGLISGRKAFQRPMDEGVKLLNFIQDVYLDDNITVA
- a CDS encoding DUF72 domain-containing protein; this encodes MSELFIGTSGWSYKDWENSFYPDGLPQNDYLAYYSSQFDTVEVNATYYNVPSVSTVERWKGKTERDFQFSVKGHRRITHYNKMKDVDEHLNTFLSRVRRLGDSLKTVNWQFPPSFKKDTERLKQFLDKLPDDQQFAFEFRHISWLDEEVYELLSYKNAAIVWQSAGEFPDDCTPTADFIYIRFHGLTGYRYSYQKPDLEPWADIVQRQLDESRDAQVYFNNPGGNAIESAQMMRKLLS
- the rpsU gene encoding 30S ribosomal protein S21, whose protein sequence is MVGVKVKDNESIDRAVNRFKKLVARSRILNEYKDNQQYTKPSKERREALKKSIREQRRRSRNQY